In Phaeodactylum tricornutum CCAP 1055/1 chromosome 10, whole genome shotgun sequence, a single genomic region encodes these proteins:
- a CDS encoding predicted protein — translation LRLNTLQDNPGAVKVGRRVGRGIGSSKGKTCGRGHKGQKSRSGGNIRPNFEGGQTPQYKLFPKRGFNNKRHEAIMCPFNIGTLQTYIDMGRLDPTETITIKSLEQAGIFKSNSIKHGVKLLAYGSERLRQPVTVKLSRASTKAVEAVENAGGHVISVHYTRLGLRALLKPHKFVILPRLPRPPPKWQPYY, via the coding sequence CTGCGACTCAACACACTGCAAGACAATCCCGGAGCGGTCAAAGTCGGTCGGCGTGTCGGTCGCGGTATAGGTAGTAGCAAAGGAAAGACGTGCGGTCGCGGGCACAAGGGTCAAAAGTCTCGCAGCGGGGGCAACATTCGTCCCAACTTTGAAGGCGGACAAACGCCACAGTACAAACTCTTTCCCAAACGCGGGTTCAACAACAAACGCCACGAAGCGATCATGTGCCCTTTCAATATTGGCACGCTGCAAACATACATTGATATGGGTCGCTTGGATCCGACCGAGACCATCACCATCAAAAGCTTGGAACAGGCGGGCATCTTCAAGTCCAATTCGATCAAGCACGGCGTCAAACTGCTCGCGTACGGCAGCGAGCGCTTGCGACAGCCCGTTACCGTCAAGCTCAGCCGTGCCTCCACAAAAGCGGTGGAAGCCGTCGAAAATGCCGGTGGACATGTCATTTCGGTACACTACACTCGTCTCGGACTGCGCGCCCTACTCAAGCCGCATAAATTCGTGATACTACCTCGACTACCCCGCCCACCGCCCAAATGGCAACCGTACTAT